In Bacteroidota bacterium, the genomic window CCTCGCCACCTCAGCAAACCATTATTTTCAAAACACCGGTTCCATTCCTTGACCTGGATACAGGGATCACTGTTGGTGACTCCCTACCAACCATCAGCGCAGCGCTCGGGCCGGCTGATTTACTGGCTGGCTACGCCGGCTCTTTTTTGTATGATTTTGGTGCCTCCGGATGGCCAGATGGCTGGAGCCCATACGGCATCGCACCCCATGATGTAGCCCTCAGTTACAACGGCATTCCTTTTGACAACAGCGTAACCGGGATAGCAAATTACGAGCTATTACCTTTTGCCTTGTTGCAACCGTTCCGTTTGCAACCCGGTCGCTTTGGCGCACCTCTCACAGTCAATACGCGGTTGCGGAGCCTGAATGAAAGCCGGCCGATCACAGAAATTCGCTACAGGCAGTCGAACAATGGGCTCAAAAGCGTCCTTGTTTTTCATAGCCAGCGCCGCAGCATACCGCTACGCCAGCGCAGCGGTATACTTGGCATTTTGCTAGCCTATGGTGGGCACGGCGCCAATGGCGAATATCCGGGTAGCCGGCTCGAAGGCGCCCGCCAATTACTTACCCGCCTGCGCTACCAGCACCCCTGGGGATCGGTTGAACTGATGAACTTGTCAAATCGCCGCAGGCTGGGTGCCCATGCCGGCGTTGTCGTAAATGAAAACAACTACGAAGCCATTTATGCACGATTTGGGGCAAGCGTCATCAACGCCAGCGCACAGCGACAAAGCCTGCGCAACGATCTGGCACTAACAATAAGAACCAATGTGCTCCCCGATACCACACGGCCATTTACAACGATGGGGTACTGGACCGCTGGCACATTCCGATACGTCGACGGCGATACACTCCAGGCGCGTAGCAGCAGATTTGGCTACCAGCTATCACAGGCCCTGAAAGTTGGCAAAGGAGAGGTCAACGTTACCCTCGAAGGCTGGCGCGAACACCTGCGTAAAAACAGCACGGCCCTGCCCGACTCGCTTGACCCAGCCCGATCTGCGTTGCAATTGACGCTCCACACAACCCTGCCCCTGGGACCAGCACAGCTCGACATATCCCCCACGCTTTATTCAAGCAAAAACGACAGGCTCGACGACACCTTTTTGGGCGGCTCAAGCAGGCTCTCTTTTTCTGGCGGGATGCTCGGCGGCTTCCTTCAGGCAGCGTATACCACCCAGAATGGTTCGTGGATAGAAGAATATGGCTGGGAAGGGAGTATTCAGCCGTTCCGTGCGACAAGCCGCATGGCGCAGCTGCAGGCCGGCATATCGTTCGCCACAGGACCGCTCACCCTAGAAGGCAAAATCTCCACAAACAATACAGAGAATTACACAGACTTCTTTGCACGGTCAGACGCCGACTCCATCGATATCCAACTCTTCTCAACAGACGTTAACTGGGTGAGCCTTTCAGGAGAACTGGGATTGCGAAAACTGGCGCGACGCGGATTCTATCTTACTATAAGCCCAACCCTCTACACCCTGCAAAATGCCAATTCGTCAAGCGCCCACTCTACCCTTGGGGCCAGCTTACCAGAACTGTATCTCCAGGGCCGGCTGGGCATGCGTTATGTGATATTCCGAGGCGATCTCGACCTCGACCTGTATACAAAGGCAAGGCTATGGTCGGACTTTGACAGCAGAACCCTGCACGCAGAAACAGGCGTACTTGTACTCCGTCCCATCGGCAGCCGGCCCGTTGATGCCTCTGTTGCCATGGATGTTGTTATCGAAGCCGGCATCCGAACCGCTACGCTATTCCTCGCTTTCGAAAACGTCCTCAGCAACCCGTCTCTCATCGTAGGTAACCTCCTCGTCCCCGACTACCCCCTCCCTGCCCAACGCTTTCGCTTCGGCGTCTACTGGCCTATACAGGATTGAAAACTGGTTTAAGGTTGGAAGTTTAAGGTTCTTGGAGGTCATCGCTTGAACCAACCTTAAACCAATTTTTCTGCACTGAATTTTCTACAACACGACGCCTACCCAACCCCTATACCCTCATAAAAATCGGCTTCTAATCGATTAGGATTGAAAACGGGTTTAATATTGTAAGTTTAAGGTTCTTGGGGTTCACCGCCTGAACCAACCTTAAACCAGTAACCTTAAACCTCAACCAATTACCCGAGTAACCTTCAACCAATTAACCCGTAAAAAAATGAGTTAATTTCCTGAGACGATGCAAGAACGACATTTACCGGCTATTCGCTATCCCTCTGCATACGAGAAACAGGCGCTGGACGACATTCTGAAATGGCGTACGCCTGAATCTGATTGGTTTACCCGTACCTCCAACAGCCTACAAAGCGGATTGAGTAACCTTACCGAGCACCTCCGCAAGGTGCCAGGTGTCGATTGGACCATTGACAACGTGGTAACCGGACTTGTGACGGTAACCAATGAAATTGCACAAGATCTTGTATGGCGGGACGCTATTTTTGAGGAATTCAGAGATGCCGGCCACCATCATGTCGAAGCTTTCCATCATATCCCCATGTTAGACCTGGCTGCTGTCGACGAGCGCCTCGTCGGGCTGCCCATTAAATACAAAAGCATTGCCGCAGTAGAAGGGGTTGCAACTGGATTAGCGGGCGCTGCTGGCATTTTGACCGATATTCTGGCCCTGATTACGATGAACCTCCGGGCTGCTGGAGAATACGCTACCTATTGTGGCTTTGATATATCCGAAGAACAGGAACGCCTGTTTGCCTTGCAAATTTTGGATGTCGCTGCAAAATCCAAATCAGAACTAGGTCCGGCACTTCAAAAACAACTACACCACGCGCCCAATACCGTTGCACGCCGTAAAACGTTGAGTACCATTAGACAACTCACCGTCAGCGGCACCGTCAAAACCGTTGCCAAATCCCTGGCCCTGAAAGTCACAAAAAGCAAGTTGGCCCAGGTGTTGCCCGTTGCCGGCGCAGTGGTTGCCGGTGGCTACAACAGCCTCTACACACATACTGTATGTGACGTCGCATACCACCTCTATCGCGAGCGTTTTCTCTTCGCCAAATACGGCAAACACAACACCCAGCAGCGCTAAACAGCCCAGCTTACGCGCCTTTGTAACAAACTCGTTTCAAAAAAGAGATTCTTCCACGTGGAACTTGCACATATAATATACATATGTTATCATATGTATACACATCACGCAGATATATACGCTGCTAACTTTCTTCATCACCTTACGCAAGCTGCAATGATTGAACCTCTAGTTTTGACAGAAAAACAGACCGCCCTTACGGATAGTCAATGGGATGCCATCAAAGACCTGTTTGATTGCCGGCGCAAACGCAAACACGCCATCCGGGGCATTATCAATGCGATTCTTTACGTGGTGCATAACGACATCCACTGGCGGATGCTACCCAAAAGCTATGCACCGTGGCAAACAGTTTATTACTATTTCGACAAGTGGAGAAAAACGGGCGTGTGGCAACGCGTGCTCGAAACCTTACCGAATGACATTCGGCAAAAAGCCATGGCATCCTCTTTTGTCTCTCCGTACCCGACAGTAGATCTCAAAATCTACCAGGCTACACCACAGCCTCGTCGCGCAAAGATTCATACAGTGGAAGCCGGCAGCAGCCTTACGCCTGAGCAACGTCAGGCACGCCGCTACGCCTGGGTACTACGCGATTTTATCGGATCTGACGACGATTCACCACACAACCAGGCAGCCTAACCTGCTGGTTTAGATCAATACGTTGCTTAGTTGTTTTGCGTGTAATAGGGATGCGGGTTCTCGCATCCCTATTACTTTCTCCGGCCAGTACCAGGCGACGTGGACGCGTGTTTTACCAGTTTGCAGATGAAGAACCCATCTGTATGGTAACCGGGTAGTATACGGCGTGCATGTTGCACCTGAGGATGAAAATCTTTGCCGGCCCATGTCATACACGGTGCGGCGAGTTGATCAAAATCGAGTACAAAAGGCACCGCTTCAACTACACCATCAAAGCGTTTGAGCAAGGAAGAGACCACCCCTTCGTTCTCTTCAGGTGCAAAAGAACAGGTTGAATACACAACGGTCCCACCAGGCCTTACGGCATGCAGCGCGGAATATAGCAGACGCCGTTGTTTGTGCGCCATTTCCTTGATTTTTCGTGGACTCCAGTAGGCATAGGTTTCAGGATTGCTGGTGTGAAACCGGCCCTCACTAGAACAGGGCGCATCCAGCAAAACACGATCAAAATACTCTGGGCGGTTTTTCCAGACGGCCCGGCCATCTTTCAAAAAGGTACGAACGTGCTCAGCCCCCTGTGCAGCAAGATTATCACGCAGCTTGAAAAACCTTTTCTTTACTACCTCAACGGCAGCAAGCTCACCCGTATTTTGCATCAGACAAGCCATTTGCAGCGTTTTGCTACCTGGCGCAGCGGCAAGGTCGAGCACCCGCTCATCGGGTTGCGGATCCAGTACGAGCGGCGGCACCATACTCGATTGATTCTGCACATAAATTTTTTGCTCCGAAAACAATATAGACCCCAGCAAGGCTTCGCGCTGATCATGCGAAATCCAGAAGCCGTTTTCGAACCATGAAAGCGGTGTAGCATCGAGGCCCGCTGCCTGTAGCATGCCGTGTACCTCTCGCTGCGATCCCCGTAACGTGTTTACGCGAAAACTGGTTGCACGCGGGCTTGAAAGCGCGGCTTCAACGGCGCTGTATTGCGCCGGCGACACAATTGCTTTTAGGCGTTCGATAAATTCGGTGGGTATCATCTGTACATCCCGGTACAAAAGCCAGAGAATTCTAAATAATATGGATCCGCACAGCAAGCTCGCAATAAAAGAACACGTTGGTCCGCGAATACAGCGATGGCACGTGCATTTTGTACCAACGGTCTATATCTTGCGTGGAGAAACGCTGCAAGACGCGAGCTTTCTGGCACATCCAAGCTTTTAAAAGGAATGAGTAACCGACGCGGCGACAACGTCATAACGTGTTCATTTTGCGGCAGGTCCGCCCACGAGGTATCCTCCATGGTTGCCGGGCCGGACGTGTACATTTGTGACCGATGCATTAACGATGCAGCCGGCATTGTCCGCAGTGACATGTCGACCTACCAGGCAGAGCCAACAAACACCAACACCAACAACACGGCACGCCGAAAAACTTCGCTACACGTCCAGTGTTCTCCCCTTGAGATCAAAGCATCCCTCGACGAATATGTAATTGGCCAGGAGCGCGCAAAAAAAGCCCTCTCGATTGCCGTATACAACCACTACAAGCGGATCGATAACGAAAACTTCCTGCCTGACTATGCAGACGTTGAGCTCGAAAAGTCTAACATCCTGCTTGTAGGTCCAACTGGGACGGGCAAAACGCTGCTCGCAAGAACACTTGCACGTACCCTAAACGTTCCGTTTTCGATTTCTGATGCCACAGCCCTGACAGAAGCCGGCTATGTTGGCGAAGATGTAGAGAGCATCCTGGCGCACCTGCTTCACGCAGCCGACTTTAACGTCGAGCGGGCAGAACGCGGCATCATCTATATCGATGAAATCGATAAAATTGCGCGCAAAGCCGACAATGCATCCATCACCCGCGATGTATCCGGGGAAGGGGTGCAACAGGCGTTACTAAAAATACTTGAGGGTACAATTGCCGGTGTCCCGCCCAAAGGTGGACGTAAACATCCCGAGCAAAGCCTCATTAATATCGATACGCGCAACATCCTCTTTATCTGCGGCGGTGCTTTTGATGGCCTTTCTGAGCTCATCTCTCACCGTATGTCAACCAACACCATCGGCTTCCTCACAGAATCGCAGCGGAAATTCGATCGCGACGATCCGGAAATCTTCCAGCATATTGAACCTAATGACCTGCTGAAATTTGGTCTTATCCCGGAAATGGTTGGGCGTATCCCGGTTGTTGCACCGCTCAATGCCCTGTCTGATGAAGCCATGAAAAGCATTCTGCTGAACCCGCGAAATGCATTGCTCAAGCAGTACCAAAAACTGTTTGCAATGGACGGGGTTGATCTTGTGATTGAAGATGATGCACTGGACGCCATTGTTGCCAGGGCACGAAACCTCGGCACCGGTGCGCGCGGCTTACGCTCTGTGATGGAAGACACGATGCTCGACATCATGTTCGACATGCACCATCACCAGGATATTGGTACCTGCCGGATTTCGCATGATACCGTTGTAAAAGGTACGGCCCCAATTTTTGAGAAAAGAAAAGCTTCTGCTTAGGGCGTGTGGACAATCAGCTGGCAAAAGGGGACACATTATGCATTTTACAAGCTAATAGTCCACATGCCCTAATCCCATTTACCCACGCAACGCTGCGCTGCTGCCTATCCGGCCGGCCTTTGGCTCCATCATTGCATTAATGCGTAGAACCCAAACTCGGGCTTACCGCTACGTACGCAAAATAGCCGCCCAGGCACCGCCGTCCCCACAAAAATGACCTTAAAGCAGCCTTTTATACTTCTGATGCTGCTGATCAGCGTTCACTTTGCTGGTCAGTTGCAGGTCTATGCGCAGGACGCGTTGTATCTGGTGAATAACGAGACAACGGTTCGCAAAATCTCGTTTAAGTTTCCCGAAGGCAACAGCACCTTCGAGCCGGCAACCCTTTTGCCACAACTGGTAACCTCTGCACCAACTTTTTGGGACAGGTTCAACGGACTCAACCCTTTTCGCCGCAAACAAGCCTATCCGTTCAATCCTATCGAGCTACAAAAAGATGTTGTGCGGCTACGGCAGTATTACCAAAGAAACGGATTCCCTTTTCCGCGTGTGGCTTACTCAGCATCACAATATGACGCTGAAGAAAACCAAATCCATGTCATATTTGCTGTATGGGAAGGAGAACCGCAGTACCTGGAAACCATTGATGTGCTTGCGACAGACAGCGCCAGTATCATCACCCAAATACCCGAATCCCTGCAGTCCAACTGGCGAAAGTTTAGCCGATCACTCTCCTCGAATACAGGCAAAAGGTTTACCCAGGTCGAACAGATTCGGATACAGGACCTGATCTTGAAGTGGTTTCAAAATCATGGCTATGCTTTTGCCCGCGTAGAAGCGCAGTCGCAGGCCACAGGCGAACGGCAAGACATTCAACTCACCTACCTTGTTGATGCCGGCCCGATGGGATTTTTCTCATCCATTGAGGTACAGGGCAATGAAACCGTTTCGAACCAGGTATTGCTCAGGGAGCTTCCCTTTGAAATTGGCGAACGCTACTCCGTCACAAAACTAAGAGAAGGGCAGCAACAACTATTCGGACTCAACCTGTTCCGCGTTGCCCTTGCCGATGTACCAGAGCAACCAGAAGACAGCACGGTACAGGTAAGGCTCAGGGTAAATGAAGCCAACAGGCGCTACCTCTCTGCCGAAACAGGATACTCACGGCAGGAAGGCCTCGGGCTCGAAGGTGAATGGACCCACAGAAATTTCCTCGGCAGCGCACGCAACTTATCAATCAACCTGCGGGCCAATACAGGCCTTTTGGGGAATACGACCTCTTTTACCGCAAACAATGTTGTAGGCAAACTGCCGGCGCGGCTTTTCCGGACCTCCGTAGCACTCCGTCAACCTTATCTGTTTACAACGCGCCTTTCAGGTATTTTTGCGCCGTTCATCGAATTCCAGAACGACCCACAACTGGCTGCAAGCAACGAATTCCTCGACATCAACCGACGAGAACTGGGGCTCAATGCTACACTGATCTACGAAGTCCTCCCTTTTCGCCCTATCAGTATTCAGTATACCCTCAGCCAGTCGCTGAGCCGGTTGGATCTGTCTAGCCTCAGTACGCTCTCTCGCGACATCTATAGCAAAAGCGTGCTTGCAGTAAGTGCAACGTTTGGCAAGACCGACAATTACCTCAATCCGCGCCGGGGCTTTCTGTTCAAACCCGTCATTGAAACAGCCGGACGGCTATTTTCCTCAGGTGTTCAGTATAATAAAGTAGGATTTGAGACCACAGGATATATCCCGATCAACCGCAAACTCATGCTTAGTGGCCGGCTCTTCGGCGGTAAACTCTGGACCTTTGGCAATAGCCGCGAGGCACTTTCAGATCGTATTTGTATCGAAGATGCTGCGTTATCCGGTGCGGTGGCTGATCGGTGCCTGCTCTATGAAAACAGGTTTGATCCCATATTCTTTTACGCTGGCGGCAGCAACGATGTACGCGGCTGGGACTTCCAGTTGCTTGGGCCCAAAATTGCCCGTGCAGATACCAGCGTTGTCAACGGCGTCGTGCAAACAGATGCCAACGGCAACCCGGAATTCAACAACTTCTTTTATGAACGCACCGGTGGCACCTCCAAACTCATCGGCAACCTGGAGGCCCGTATGCGTATTCCCGGCTTCGGGCCAGCGTGGCAGGGCGCTACCTTTTTTGATTTCGGACAGGTCAGTAACGGCGCCATCCGATTCAGTGACTTCCGCTACAACGTGGGAGCCGGCTTGCGGTATCAGACCGTTGTGGGTTTCATTCGGGTGGACCTCGCCTATAAGCTCAACCCCACTACAGCCGACCTTACAAATCCGGAGGATGCGTTCCTCTTTGAGAACGGGTTCAGCACTACGCCACCCGAAGAAAAGTTTTTACGCCGATTTGGGCTTCACATCAGCATAGGACAGGCTTTCTGATTTTAGACTGTGAAACCGCAACTCTATAAATATCTCGTGCGCCCAACCCTCGGCCTCCTGGGGGTTTGCCTGCTCTTGCTCTTTTTGCTGCATACCAGTTGGGGGTTAACGCTGGTTGGCAAAACGGTATTGAGGCAACTGGATATCTTCC contains:
- the clpX gene encoding ATP-dependent Clp protease ATP-binding subunit ClpX produces the protein MSNRRGDNVITCSFCGRSAHEVSSMVAGPDVYICDRCINDAAGIVRSDMSTYQAEPTNTNTNNTARRKTSLHVQCSPLEIKASLDEYVIGQERAKKALSIAVYNHYKRIDNENFLPDYADVELEKSNILLVGPTGTGKTLLARTLARTLNVPFSISDATALTEAGYVGEDVESILAHLLHAADFNVERAERGIIYIDEIDKIARKADNASITRDVSGEGVQQALLKILEGTIAGVPPKGGRKHPEQSLINIDTRNILFICGGAFDGLSELISHRMSTNTIGFLTESQRKFDRDDPEIFQHIEPNDLLKFGLIPEMVGRIPVVAPLNALSDEAMKSILLNPRNALLKQYQKLFAMDGVDLVIEDDALDAIVARARNLGTGARGLRSVMEDTMLDIMFDMHHHQDIGTCRISHDTVVKGTAPIFEKRKASA
- a CDS encoding RsmB/NOP family class I SAM-dependent RNA methyltransferase, whose product is MIPTEFIERLKAIVSPAQYSAVEAALSSPRATSFRVNTLRGSQREVHGMLQAAGLDATPLSWFENGFWISHDQREALLGSILFSEQKIYVQNQSSMVPPLVLDPQPDERVLDLAAAPGSKTLQMACLMQNTGELAAVEVVKKRFFKLRDNLAAQGAEHVRTFLKDGRAVWKNRPEYFDRVLLDAPCSSEGRFHTSNPETYAYWSPRKIKEMAHKQRRLLYSALHAVRPGGTVVYSTCSFAPEENEGVVSSLLKRFDGVVEAVPFVLDFDQLAAPCMTWAGKDFHPQVQHARRILPGYHTDGFFICKLVKHASTSPGTGRRK
- a CDS encoding EcsC family protein, producing MQERHLPAIRYPSAYEKQALDDILKWRTPESDWFTRTSNSLQSGLSNLTEHLRKVPGVDWTIDNVVTGLVTVTNEIAQDLVWRDAIFEEFRDAGHHHVEAFHHIPMLDLAAVDERLVGLPIKYKSIAAVEGVATGLAGAAGILTDILALITMNLRAAGEYATYCGFDISEEQERLFALQILDVAAKSKSELGPALQKQLHHAPNTVARRKTLSTIRQLTVSGTVKTVAKSLALKVTKSKLAQVLPVAGAVVAGGYNSLYTHTVCDVAYHLYRERFLFAKYGKHNTQQR
- a CDS encoding BamA/TamA family outer membrane protein, which codes for MTLKQPFILLMLLISVHFAGQLQVYAQDALYLVNNETTVRKISFKFPEGNSTFEPATLLPQLVTSAPTFWDRFNGLNPFRRKQAYPFNPIELQKDVVRLRQYYQRNGFPFPRVAYSASQYDAEENQIHVIFAVWEGEPQYLETIDVLATDSASIITQIPESLQSNWRKFSRSLSSNTGKRFTQVEQIRIQDLILKWFQNHGYAFARVEAQSQATGERQDIQLTYLVDAGPMGFFSSIEVQGNETVSNQVLLRELPFEIGERYSVTKLREGQQQLFGLNLFRVALADVPEQPEDSTVQVRLRVNEANRRYLSAETGYSRQEGLGLEGEWTHRNFLGSARNLSINLRANTGLLGNTTSFTANNVVGKLPARLFRTSVALRQPYLFTTRLSGIFAPFIEFQNDPQLAASNEFLDINRRELGLNATLIYEVLPFRPISIQYTLSQSLSRLDLSSLSTLSRDIYSKSVLAVSATFGKTDNYLNPRRGFLFKPVIETAGRLFSSGVQYNKVGFETTGYIPINRKLMLSGRLFGGKLWTFGNSREALSDRICIEDAALSGAVADRCLLYENRFDPIFFYAGGSNDVRGWDFQLLGPKIARADTSVVNGVVQTDANGNPEFNNFFYERTGGTSKLIGNLEARMRIPGFGPAWQGATFFDFGQVSNGAIRFSDFRYNVGAGLRYQTVVGFIRVDLAYKLNPTTADLTNPEDAFLFENGFSTTPPEEKFLRRFGLHISIGQAF
- a CDS encoding transposase, which gives rise to MIEPLVLTEKQTALTDSQWDAIKDLFDCRRKRKHAIRGIINAILYVVHNDIHWRMLPKSYAPWQTVYYYFDKWRKTGVWQRVLETLPNDIRQKAMASSFVSPYPTVDLKIYQATPQPRRAKIHTVEAGSSLTPEQRQARRYAWVLRDFIGSDDDSPHNQAA